Within Quercus lobata isolate SW786 chromosome 5, ValleyOak3.0 Primary Assembly, whole genome shotgun sequence, the genomic segment CAGAGTTAGGACAACTATCTCCAATTCTTGCACTAAACTTGTCTTACAATCAGTTGACAGGTTCCATACCAAATACATTCTCAAAATTGACTAGTTTGGAGAGTTTGGACCTTTCTCACAACAATTTGAGTGGAGAAATTCCTTCAACATTGATTGATCTGCACTTTCTAGAAGTTTTCAGTGTGGCTTATAACAACTTATCAAGTAAAGTTCCAGACATGAAAGAACAATTTGGAACATTTCAAAATAGCAGTTATGAAGGAAATCCATTTCTTTGTGGACCACCACTAGAGAAAAGTTGCGCCAGGGTTGATAAATCACCTCCATCACCAATAAAATCTTCAAATGCAAGTCACGGAAAATGGTATGATGTGGATCCTTTAGTCTTCTCCACAACTTTTATTGtatcatatattattttctttattggtGTAGCTtgtattctttatattaatCCTTATTGGCAACAACGATGCTTCAATTTGATTGAGAATCGAATGTACTGGTGctataattttgcattttatatgCTAGAAAGGTTGTCAAACTGTATTTGTCATTAGTTATACTTAATAGGTGATGATGGACACCTATGTGTCTATTTGGTTATGAATAATGGTTATTATGAATATGAAACAAAGTGTTCTGTTTACAATTTTCCAATCTCTATTGTAGTTTTGTTTTGAAACAATTAGAAGGAAGTTTTTAATAGCCATATGTAATGCTCATCTGCttataaaaaaacatgtaaGTCATTTTGTGGCATATGATATCTTTAAATGGGAAACTAGCTTCAATTGTACAACATATCattaagaaaaaaggaaaattaaataacatgatttattaagAATAACATAGATAATGTGAGTGAATTGTGAAAATTCTGTTTTGGCCCCTAACTGTTCTAATTAACATACTTGAATTTCACTTAGACGCAACATCAATTCAAAtagttgtaaaaaattgacattgGTAAATTAAATACTCATGCATCACCACAATCaataaagaagtaaaaataaatcataaagaACACAAGGATTTGGTGACGTTGTGGAAAGCTTCTAAAGGacttcttcaaaaaataaaaaataaaaacctctcTGAGGGTAAACCTATCCCATAAGGAATCCTCTATAGAAGAAATTGTTCTGAGACCGACTTACAAACCTTTTAGTTAGACTTTATTAATCAAGCAAATTACCCTCTGGCTGCAAAATCTTTAGACTAATGTTATTAATTCCGTTTCGAACCCCATTTCGGTTTGTCCAgtagaatgaaatattttggtatcAGCTTATTTCGACGTATAGTTTTAGGGTGTTTCGGggttcttaaataaataaatatatatattcttatacaacataaaattattaattcaaagaagtaaatatcaaataatacaaatcaTCTAGTCTTAAGTCTTAAACATCAATATAATAACGTCACACAATACGAAGATTTATATAACAAGTCACTACTCATTACATAAGCCCATAAATAATAAGCCAACAAAGTTTATAACATAATATTACTCATCATcatcaaatgcaaaaaaatgatcaaattcatcatcaaaGAACTCCCACAAGTACTACAAGGACCCATTAGAAAATTTTTCGAAATAGTACAAATACCTGTATTTggactcttaaaaaaaattgagagcatataaaaaagaaaaagaaaaagaaagagactataGCACATCTTTGAGTTGGACCGACTGTGCTGCAGCCCAaacgttttattttttgttcagcCCAACTGTTGTAAAATGAGCAACCCAGATGATAactccaaaataaaaactaataaccAGCTGGGTTCACGTTCCACACATAGACATTCAAGACCCTTCCTTAAAAGATTTCATAGAATATGCCCTCCACCATTTAAAATCATAACCGTCCATTATCCACATTCTCAGTCTTTCTCTTCACTCGGTTAATTCAGTTGCACGCCCTTCCATCAACACCTCAGTTTTCTTTTGATGTGGATTTTGTGCCGGCAAAAAGTTGTGAAAGGTGGTCAAGAAGAAACAGAGAATTATGGTCCAAATGGAGATTAAGAAGGAATGGTAGATGGTAGTGAAGGGCAGCAACTCAGATGGTCAGAATGTCAGATATGAAGTTgaaggtaaagaaaaaaaaaaaaaaaatcccaaaatccatACCGGCCGAATTTTGAATTTCGGTTAGAATTTACCGAAATGCCTCGGAATGCCCGAAACACACCGGAATGGCATGGAATTTTGTCCGAGGTGGAACAAGGGCCGGAACGGTACGGAATTCATAACATTGCTTTATGCTTCTTCTATATGATTTCCACCACGAATGTTGTCTGCATGAAATCAAAACTCCGGGAAGTTGTGGTTTCAACTAAGCTTACGCCATTGAAGGTTCTTGCACAATGGTTCATCAATATAGGATCAAGAATAAAAGGAAACTCATCTCCTTGATATTGCACCGAAAGGAAGGCTTTTCTAGATTTTCTATGGTATGGCCTTTGATGACGTTGAGAATTGTCACCAAtaagtcacaccgtactcgcgagtcaacgaacctgcacaacaagaacaaaCGGAAGAAAAacccttagagagcaccggtgtggtgccggccaaaagccctccgaaggtcaagtcagaattcgtcccttgagttattttgaggtgttagagagggtcaaatcatcttaccttgatttgcgtgaatattactcctttttatagtggtagagagttgcttttcttcttaacctccagatctttccaatgtgggactttgatacaatttcccttattggatcttagggcttttctaggcaaatagagatttcggatcatgggcccttgCCATGTCTGTGCGATGGGCCTTCAGAGCGCGTGGGCCCATCTTTACAAAGACCAAACAGTGCccatccgtcaggcccatttaGATAGGCCCATCAGACTAAATTTTActatcttcagttgcccccttcaccctaaTGGTCCGTCTGCTTTTAGGTCAAAGGACCAATGGGGTGACGATTCTAATGTATGGGCGTGACGGGTATTTTGATGACGGAGTGGGATTCGCGAAACAGAAGGTTGAAAATGTTTGACGGATCCAACCGTCAGATAGGACGACGGTTTCATATGGATTTAACCGTCAGACATGATGACGGGTATCTTGCCATTTCAGATGGTTTAATCGAGTCGACggttacaaactgttgatgcgAGCAGACAGGTTGTCAGCATTTATtagcatgccacgtgtcaatctctgaatggccgttgtataggatcgaagcgtcgcttcgtcttccgtgcgtctcctatatatatgaggcgtctcaatctctcattttcgcATTTCCAAACAGAAAACGTCTGTCAGAGAGAaccgtcaaccttgtcagagcaatCCGTCGAGTACTGGTAACCTCCAATTACCACAACCGCCACTCGTTCTACGCCaggtgtggtaagtatttacttcaatttcttcaagttACATTTTCGTCCAAgcattgttgttaggcttactatacCCGTCAATGTTTTTAAACCCGTCAAGTCTTAGGTTTCATcattaattgtaggaaatgtctagtgcgtcaagtaaccaatcggtggttcgtgacgggacggaatacgagagtgtatacccgtccggtcataaagaccaagatagtccaggcgaagataggagtccgtctgcatcctcttcgtcctcaacaagtgaggatgtggagataATTGAAATAGGGGGTCCTGCTGACGATGGGAATAAAGCACTGGAGTCCGTTGTGggtgctgatggactaaggcagttcatcatgttaccagagtggacagtgcatagGTTCACGTCCGTCATCCGGGAGAGACACTTCAGTACCTTTAGAACCAATTTTCAGATACCAGATTACATTCCAATCCGTCTCCCCTACGTGTCGGAGAAATGTTATTATGACGGGGTAGAGGGCGTTGGAGTGTACGAGCAGGTGTTGAAGGCtggacttcggttcccgctctctacactCCATAGAGAACTCTTACATTACCTGGGACTGTCCGTCACCCAGATTTCTCCgaacgcctggagggtcttcatagcaatggagattctTTATGGTGCATGGTCAGACGGAGAAAGGAGATTGACGgtccgtgaatttcttcactgttaccgtCCAGATGAGATTGACAGATCAAGGGGGTTGTACCGTTTTGCTAGTCGAAGTCCCCTGTTGAAGATTatctttgagaccccagactcaaatagagactggaagagtcgctacttcttcctggagggtgacagatggatgaaccgtccaggaGAGACGGAGTACATGCCCGTCGATACAACTTGGGGAATAATAAACCAATTACGTATACATCCGTCTTACTTGTCCTTTTTTACATATCCGTACACTTTTATGTGCGTATTTTGACCGTCTGTCTTTGCAGGTAGACAGCGTCCGCAGATTAGCCTCGAGGAATTTAGTTTCCTTGAagagatttgcagaaaaactagGCTAGAGGAAAGGACCTGGGCTAAGTTAGTGAATCCAAAGACAAtacactggtattgtgacggtccagaacctaCCCGTGAGGCCATTGCatacgacgaaagaatacacaaacgtgagTCCGTCTACTTTTAcccttgaaattgaaattttatttttgaaaaaatatcatcatccgtcctgtattgcagaaatggacgacgccaagagaagggcaatgataaaatctctagccgtcgagcaaaagaagacgggtgagATCGTTGTTCCCAGTGTGCCGGGGTCATCGGGTAAGAGGAAGCAGCCACCAAAGTCCGACCGTCCACTCAAGCAGCCAAAGGTGTCAATGGAGCCCGTGgtgggcttgatggctgagggcCCTAAGGCCGTCACCCAAGTTAAACAAGGGGCCGGTAAGGGCCTAATGCATGCTCCACCCGTCAGCGGGGAGAAGCCCCCTCCCCTTCTCCGTGAGGACTCGAAGTTCGCTTTGGAGAAGCTTACGTCCATACTTTCTGCAGAGGATTATGAGGATCTTGGGAATCATTCGACGGAGGTGATGGGGGAGACGGGGTTATTTGCCGTCGGACAGGTAACTTTCCTTATCCTTCAGTTTATGTCCGTCCACTCCCTagtttcatttttgacacttctaattttgtctatttcagtccttggttatgatgaagggcttgatggaccgctgcctcaaccgtgaagcggctctgGAACGGGTACGGTCAAAACTTGGGCAGACGGAAGAGGAGCTTAGCCAGCTGCACAAGTGGAAGGCCACGATGGAGCAGAAGTTCGAACTCTCTGAGAAGACGAGAGAAGAACTTGAACAGAGGACGGAGGAGgctgggaaggccttgaaggTTAAAGCAGACGAGGTGAAGGATCTGAAGAAAAAACTCCGTCATGCAAGGGATGACGCCGTCAGCGAATATCGCAACTCCGAGTCTTTGTTGAAGGAGCTGGCaggatcgttccttcaaggcttcgaCGATTCGCTCCGTCAGGTGAAGAAGGCCTACCCAGATCTGGACTTGTCCATGATAACACTAACTGATCAAGGTCAGACGTCTGCTCTACCCGTCGCCTCCGAAAATACGGAGGATCTCTTTGGAGAAGAGGCAGCTCAGGGTGACGGAGAGTCCGCTATGCCGAATGAGGTCGCTGTTGTCGACCCCAATAAAGCAGAGTAACCCATATAATTGTTGATGAGGATCCGTCTCCCTTTTTATGTATTGTTAATAATTTGTAGACGGTTTGGTTGAAGTTTCATTTGTACTGAACAATGCTTTTCATTCATTGTCTTTTCGTGATCTGTATCCGTTAAGGATTTTCTCCGtctacttttattttgaattttaatttgcaCAAGCTCGTCtgttgatccgtccacttatAAGCTAAACTATTGAAGCTGACTTATATCGTCATGTTGTCCGTCCACCTTGTGGGCGTTTTAGAGCCGTCTGCTTTATGTATGTACGTAATTTATTCACCGTTTTTGCTATGCCGTCCATTTTACAAACACGTAGTATTACTAAACGTTTTGTTGGTCCGTCCGCTTTtcggacatgtagaattattcaccgttttagGTGCGTAAATATCTCTAATTTTAATTACGGTGATCCGTTCGCTTTGAGACTGATACCGTCTAAAttatggacttgtataattATCACCgtcttggtgatccgtccactttatggacatgtaaaattattaaacgttttgggtgatccgtccactttgaggAGTACACCGTCCAATTTGTGGAATTGTGTAactactcaccgttttggtgatccgtccattttatggacatGTGGAATTATTAACCgctttaggtgatccgtccactttgaggAGTACACCGTCCAATTTGTGGAAGTGTTGAATTgcggtgatcc encodes:
- the LOC115989456 gene encoding uncharacterized protein LOC115989456; translated protein: MDDAKRRAMIKSLAVEQKKTGEIVVPSVPGSSGKRKQPPKSDRPLKQPKVSMEPVVGLMAEGPKAVTQVKQGAGKGLMHAPPVSGEKPPPLLREDSKFALEKLTSILSAEDYEDLGNHSTEVMGETGLFAVGQSLVMMKGLMDRCLNREAALERVRSKLGQTEEELSQLHKWKATMEQKFELSEKTREELEQRTEEAGKALKVKADEVKDLKKKLRHARDDAVSEYRNSESLLKELAGSFLQGFDDSLRQVKKAYPDLDLSMITLTDQGQTSALPVASENTEDLFGEEAAQGDGESAMPNEVAVVDPNKAE